A window of the Carassius gibelio isolate Cgi1373 ecotype wild population from Czech Republic chromosome B16, carGib1.2-hapl.c, whole genome shotgun sequence genome harbors these coding sequences:
- the snrnp48 gene encoding U11/U12 small nuclear ribonucleoprotein 48 kDa protein isoform X2, with the protein MCESSFSLGLQERMQRLQELTDFTETCQADLKGLFEALGWSQELDSHAIPMEVCPYDPNHTVPRDRMEKHKASCQLSKMGYSKEEQAEMFDHSVYYEKANIPSINMDKDTFHQVILQTRENALHMKSTGLHTPGDTSPDLPDIPQNHKRALCDLTGADRLAIYDHVIQQSSQQSAKRESNEDLYVDLVAKLKKEEQSGPKSHLEVLAEMRDYRRRRQSYRAKNVHITKKSYTEVIREVIDIHSGELGRIWQEVKDVEFKASQQSSHRGASERGRSASVESRESRVSSREEHGHKRHRKHSRSRSRSRKRSRERKNKSSRDSHSSDVERHHKKKKKKNKS; encoded by the exons ATGTGTGAAAGCTCTTTCTCGTTGGGTCTCCAGGAGCGCATGCAGCGTTTGCAGGAGCTCACAGATTTCACAGAGACTTGTCAAGCAGACCTAAAGGGTTTGTTTGAGGCGCTGGGATGGAGTCAGGAATTAGATTCACATGCAATTCCG ATGGAAGTGTGTCCATATGATCCAAACCACACAGTCCCACGGGACAGGATGGAGAAACACAAAGCCTCCTGTCAGCTCAGTAAGATGGGATACTCAAAAGAGGAACAG GCTGAAATGTTTGATCATTCAGTGTACTATGAGAAAGCTAATATTCCTTCAATTAACatgg ACAAAGATACATTTCATCAAGTGATTCTGCAGACCCGGGAAAATGCCCTTCATATGAAATCTACAGGACTTCACACACCAG gtGACACATCTCCCGATCTCCCTGACATACCTCAGAATCATAAGAGGGCATTATGTGACCTCACTGGGGCAGACCGATTGGCCATCTATGATCATGTGATACAACAATCCAGTCAGCAGAGTGCAAAGAGAGAATCCAATGAGGATCTTTATGTGGATCTTGTTGCAAAGCTTAAAAAAG AAGAACAGAGTGGGCCGAAGTCTCATCTAGAGGTcttggctgagatgagggactaCAGGAGGCGTAGACAGTCTTACAGAGCGAAAAATGTTCACATCACCAAGAAGTCTTACACTGAG GTAATTCGGGAGGTGATTGACATCCACTCTGGAGAACTAGGCAGGATTTGGCAGGAAGTGAAGGATGTGGAGTTCAAAGCATCACAGCAGTCATCTCACAG AGGGGCATCTGAGAGAGGTCGCTCTGCATCCGTCGAGTCTCGTGAGTCTCGTGTCAGCTCCCGAGAGGAACATGGACACAAACGGCACCGCAAGCACAGCCGTAGCCGCAGTCGTAGTCGCAAGCGTAGTCGGGAGAGGAAAAACAAAAGTAGCAG AGATTCACACTCTTCAGACGTGGAGAGACAtcataagaaaaagaagaagaaaaataagtcTTGA
- the snrnp48 gene encoding U11/U12 small nuclear ribonucleoprotein 48 kDa protein isoform X1, which translates to MCESSFSLGLQERMQRLQELTDFTETCQADLKGLFEALGWSQELDSHAIPMEVCPYDPNHTVPRDRMEKHKASCQLSKMGYSKEEQAEMFDHSVYYEKANIPSINMDKDTFHQVILQTRENALHMKSTGLHTPGDTSPDLPDIPQNHKRALCDLTGADRLAIYDHVIQQSSQQSAKRESNEDLYVDLVAKLKKEEEQSGPKSHLEVLAEMRDYRRRRQSYRAKNVHITKKSYTEVIREVIDIHSGELGRIWQEVKDVEFKASQQSSHRGASERGRSASVESRESRVSSREEHGHKRHRKHSRSRSRSRKRSRERKNKSSRDSHSSDVERHHKKKKKKNKS; encoded by the exons ATGTGTGAAAGCTCTTTCTCGTTGGGTCTCCAGGAGCGCATGCAGCGTTTGCAGGAGCTCACAGATTTCACAGAGACTTGTCAAGCAGACCTAAAGGGTTTGTTTGAGGCGCTGGGATGGAGTCAGGAATTAGATTCACATGCAATTCCG ATGGAAGTGTGTCCATATGATCCAAACCACACAGTCCCACGGGACAGGATGGAGAAACACAAAGCCTCCTGTCAGCTCAGTAAGATGGGATACTCAAAAGAGGAACAG GCTGAAATGTTTGATCATTCAGTGTACTATGAGAAAGCTAATATTCCTTCAATTAACatgg ACAAAGATACATTTCATCAAGTGATTCTGCAGACCCGGGAAAATGCCCTTCATATGAAATCTACAGGACTTCACACACCAG gtGACACATCTCCCGATCTCCCTGACATACCTCAGAATCATAAGAGGGCATTATGTGACCTCACTGGGGCAGACCGATTGGCCATCTATGATCATGTGATACAACAATCCAGTCAGCAGAGTGCAAAGAGAGAATCCAATGAGGATCTTTATGTGGATCTTGTTGCAAAGCTTAAAAAAG AAGAAGAACAGAGTGGGCCGAAGTCTCATCTAGAGGTcttggctgagatgagggactaCAGGAGGCGTAGACAGTCTTACAGAGCGAAAAATGTTCACATCACCAAGAAGTCTTACACTGAG GTAATTCGGGAGGTGATTGACATCCACTCTGGAGAACTAGGCAGGATTTGGCAGGAAGTGAAGGATGTGGAGTTCAAAGCATCACAGCAGTCATCTCACAG AGGGGCATCTGAGAGAGGTCGCTCTGCATCCGTCGAGTCTCGTGAGTCTCGTGTCAGCTCCCGAGAGGAACATGGACACAAACGGCACCGCAAGCACAGCCGTAGCCGCAGTCGTAGTCGCAAGCGTAGTCGGGAGAGGAAAAACAAAAGTAGCAG AGATTCACACTCTTCAGACGTGGAGAGACAtcataagaaaaagaagaagaaaaataagtcTTGA